A single genomic interval of uncultured Desulfobulbus sp. harbors:
- a CDS encoding methyl-accepting chemotaxis protein: protein MSMTRVSIKWKILVLVLVGPAVVGSVLAWRWISDIRQGAHDAIISKSAGIILMAEATRDQMANKLRDGVIRPFEELTSANIMQAVPVISAIEAAASKAKEAGFEFRVPKLAPRNSKNTPTDFEKSILEEIKRDGLQEKIVVEENQIRYFRPIRLSKECLYCHGDPAGSRDVTGGTKEGWREGEIHGAFELISSLENANKAVNNAKVHVILIVFAILAVVSSVCVYLVQTGIVRPVSLVNTFIDRIAHGDLQGSLKVNTGDEIGNMVDKLSSMTLQLNRMIKDITSASETLTSSSDQLGTTADNFSLNANDTFNRSLTVAAAAEEMSMNMSAVAAATEEAATNISMVSTATDEMTSTIREIVSSTEKAQEITEEAVREAESASERVDELGRAAVEIGKVTEAITEISEQTNLLALNATIEAARAGEAGKGFAVVANEIKELARQTANATGEIKNRIDSIQGTTEATVRQIQQITQVIAEVNTLVTSIVAAVEQQSATTNEIATNITQASIGIQEVTGNVAQVSMVSNDVAKDIVEVSQSADTITKGSADVKGNALELSQMAQHLRNLVGHFKI, encoded by the coding sequence ATGTCCATGACCCGTGTCAGTATCAAATGGAAGATTCTTGTTCTCGTTCTGGTTGGCCCAGCCGTTGTCGGATCGGTGCTTGCGTGGCGATGGATCAGCGATATTCGCCAAGGGGCGCATGACGCGATCATCTCCAAAAGTGCCGGAATTATTCTTATGGCTGAGGCCACCCGTGATCAGATGGCCAACAAACTGAGGGACGGAGTCATCCGTCCCTTTGAGGAACTCACGTCGGCCAACATCATGCAAGCCGTACCGGTGATTAGCGCGATTGAGGCGGCCGCGTCCAAGGCGAAGGAAGCCGGATTTGAATTCAGAGTTCCCAAACTCGCCCCAAGAAATTCCAAAAACACCCCGACTGATTTTGAAAAATCAATCCTGGAGGAAATCAAACGCGACGGACTGCAAGAAAAGATCGTTGTTGAGGAGAACCAGATCCGGTATTTCCGTCCCATTCGCTTAAGCAAGGAATGCCTGTACTGCCATGGTGACCCCGCTGGCAGTCGGGATGTGACGGGCGGGACCAAAGAGGGATGGCGTGAAGGGGAAATCCATGGCGCCTTTGAGCTCATCAGCTCCCTCGAAAACGCCAACAAGGCTGTCAACAATGCGAAAGTACATGTCATTTTGATCGTTTTTGCAATCCTTGCGGTGGTTTCCTCGGTTTGCGTGTACCTGGTACAGACAGGCATTGTTCGTCCTGTTTCTTTAGTCAATACCTTTATCGATCGTATAGCCCATGGAGATTTGCAGGGAAGCTTGAAGGTCAATACCGGCGATGAAATCGGAAATATGGTCGATAAGCTCAGCAGCATGACACTTCAACTGAACCGTATGATCAAGGATATCACCAGTGCCAGTGAGACACTGACCTCATCCTCCGATCAACTCGGCACCACTGCCGACAATTTTTCCCTCAATGCCAATGACACCTTCAACCGTTCCCTGACGGTGGCGGCGGCAGCGGAGGAGATGAGTATGAACATGTCGGCTGTTGCCGCGGCTACGGAAGAGGCTGCCACCAATATTTCCATGGTGTCGACGGCGACTGATGAAATGACTTCGACTATTCGAGAAATTGTCAGTAGTACGGAAAAAGCCCAGGAGATCACCGAAGAGGCCGTCCGTGAGGCCGAATCGGCCTCAGAGAGAGTGGATGAACTGGGACGGGCAGCGGTTGAAATCGGCAAGGTCACGGAGGCAATCACCGAGATCTCCGAACAAACCAACCTGCTCGCCTTGAACGCCACCATCGAAGCGGCCAGAGCCGGTGAGGCCGGAAAAGGTTTTGCGGTTGTTGCCAACGAAATTAAGGAACTGGCCAGACAGACCGCAAACGCCACTGGTGAGATCAAGAATCGGATAGATTCCATTCAGGGAACCACGGAAGCGACCGTTCGCCAGATTCAGCAAATCACCCAAGTCATAGCTGAGGTGAATACCCTCGTCACGTCCATTGTTGCTGCCGTTGAGCAACAATCGGCGACCACCAACGAGATTGCCACCAATATTACCCAGGCTTCCATCGGTATCCAGGAGGTGACTGGGAATGTGGCTCAGGTGTCTATGGTTTCCAACGACGTTGCAAAAGATATCGTCGAAGTCAGCCAATCTGCAGACACCATCACCAAGGGGAGTGCAGATGTAAAAGGGAATGCGCTTGAACTCTCGCAAATGGCCCAACATCTGCGCAATTTGGTAGGTCATTTCAAGATCTGA
- a CDS encoding peptidylprolyl isomerase, producing the protein MRPVQLFDTVSVSYVAKTPSGEIVESVPETKPITLSIGEGRILKAVEASLMGMQAGDSKTVNIQPEDAYGPYHKALVHEISRSTFEGRIDPKPGMILSLALEKDGVQQQVPATVLATGNNTVTIDYNHPLAGLVITYTVKVHAIAS; encoded by the coding sequence ATGAGACCTGTTCAACTTTTTGATACTGTTTCCGTTAGTTACGTTGCAAAAACTCCCTCCGGAGAAATCGTTGAAAGTGTTCCCGAAACAAAGCCGATTACCCTGAGTATCGGCGAGGGCCGCATTCTCAAGGCGGTTGAAGCCTCCCTCATGGGTATGCAGGCCGGGGACAGCAAGACGGTGAACATCCAACCAGAAGACGCCTACGGTCCTTACCACAAGGCGTTGGTTCACGAGATTTCACGATCAACCTTTGAAGGCCGCATTGACCCCAAACCCGGCATGATACTCTCATTGGCCCTGGAAAAAGACGGCGTTCAGCAGCAGGTGCCGGCGACTGTCCTGGCAACCGGCAACAATACGGTGACCATTGATTATAATCACCCCTTGGCCGGTCTGGTGATCACCTATACGGTCAAGGTTCACGCCATCGCCTCGTAA
- the yihA gene encoding ribosome biogenesis GTP-binding protein YihA/YsxC, which produces MDFRKVQFLLSAHAIGQLPDPVYPDIAFAGRSNVGKSSLINKLVGRNNMVKTSSKPGKTQSLNYFLIDEALYLVDLPGYGFAQVSQQVRKSWQGLITQYVETRATLSCVVVIIDLRHELKALDRDLIDWLRHLNKPFLPIYTKADKLSRNDQFKNAAILDAGLTLTAKDRIVFSSRTGQGLDALRARLAALVSPDQESEAPNLLI; this is translated from the coding sequence ATGGATTTTAGAAAAGTGCAGTTTTTGCTCTCCGCCCACGCCATTGGCCAGCTTCCTGACCCCGTTTACCCTGATATCGCCTTTGCCGGACGCTCAAATGTCGGCAAGTCGAGCCTGATCAACAAACTGGTCGGCCGCAACAACATGGTCAAGACCAGTTCTAAACCCGGGAAAACGCAAAGTCTCAACTATTTCCTCATTGACGAGGCCTTGTATCTGGTCGATCTTCCTGGTTACGGATTTGCCCAGGTGTCGCAACAGGTCAGGAAAAGCTGGCAAGGGTTGATCACCCAGTATGTGGAAACCAGGGCGACCCTCAGCTGCGTCGTGGTCATTATTGACTTGCGCCACGAGCTCAAAGCCCTGGATCGCGACCTGATTGACTGGCTTCGCCATCTGAACAAGCCTTTTTTGCCGATTTACACCAAGGCGGATAAGCTGAGCCGGAACGACCAGTTCAAAAATGCCGCCATTCTCGATGCCGGCCTCACCTTAACCGCCAAGGATCGTATCGTCTTCTCCAGCCGAACAGGGCAGGGGCTCGACGCGTTGCGTGCGCGTCTTGCAGCCTTGGTCAGCCCTGACCAAGAAAGCGAAGCGCCGAACTTATTGATCTGA
- a CDS encoding chemotaxis response regulator protein-glutamate methylesterase has translation MIGKKIKVLVVDDTIVYRKAVSDILGEMPGVEVVGVAHNGKIAVAKVNSLKPDLLTLDIEMPEMNGLEVLQYLQLNAPQVSAIMVSTLTSEGGDMTMRALELGAYDFILKPTAKNILESKQQLRSLLTPLIKAYQTGRTTVGSLQAGSRRVGGRQQTSVGLRTAPKISPALPTNKSGAAAIAPVRRYGKSEIITIGISTGGPNALAQMMPMLPGNLGVPLVIVQHMPPVFTKSLANSLNAKCALTVKEAQDGEAIQPNVAYIAPGGKQMKLVASTDGTNRLIKITNDPPENSCKPSADYLFRSVADYYVGRTTAVIMTGMGSDGTKGLQVLKQKGAFIIGQNEESCVVYGMPKAPAELGLTDVVAPLDRIAGEIIKSVK, from the coding sequence ATGATCGGAAAAAAAATCAAAGTACTTGTCGTTGACGATACCATCGTCTATCGCAAGGCGGTCAGTGATATTCTTGGCGAAATGCCTGGGGTGGAGGTAGTCGGTGTTGCGCATAATGGCAAGATAGCCGTAGCCAAAGTGAACTCGCTTAAACCTGATCTGCTGACACTGGACATTGAAATGCCAGAAATGAACGGTCTTGAAGTGCTTCAATACCTGCAACTGAATGCACCTCAGGTCTCGGCAATTATGGTTTCCACGCTGACCAGCGAAGGTGGGGACATGACCATGCGTGCCCTGGAGCTGGGCGCCTATGACTTTATCCTCAAACCTACGGCGAAAAATATACTGGAGAGCAAACAGCAACTGCGCTCCCTGCTGACACCATTGATCAAGGCCTATCAAACCGGACGCACCACCGTGGGTTCGCTTCAGGCTGGGTCGCGGCGTGTTGGCGGGCGACAGCAGACCTCTGTCGGCTTAAGGACCGCGCCTAAAATCAGCCCGGCTTTACCAACCAATAAATCAGGGGCCGCGGCGATTGCACCTGTACGCAGGTACGGTAAATCGGAAATTATCACCATCGGTATTTCTACAGGCGGTCCCAATGCCCTGGCGCAGATGATGCCGATGTTGCCAGGCAATCTCGGTGTTCCGCTGGTGATAGTGCAGCACATGCCACCGGTCTTTACCAAATCACTGGCAAACAGCTTGAATGCCAAGTGTGCGCTGACCGTAAAAGAGGCGCAGGACGGCGAAGCAATACAACCAAATGTTGCATATATCGCTCCCGGTGGTAAACAGATGAAGCTAGTGGCATCGACCGATGGGACCAATCGCCTGATTAAAATTACCAATGATCCTCCGGAGAACTCCTGCAAACCCTCGGCTGACTATCTTTTTCGTTCTGTTGCAGATTACTACGTAGGACGTACCACTGCCGTCATTATGACAGGGATGGGATCGGACGGCACTAAAGGACTGCAAGTATTAAAACAAAAAGGAGCATTCATCATCGGACAGAATGAAGAGAGCTGTGTTGTCTATGGCATGCCCAAAGCTCCGGCAGAGCTCGGTTTGACCGATGTGGTAGCGCCGCTGGATAGGATCGCCGGTGAAATAATCAAATCGGTAAAATAA
- the hisG gene encoding ATP phosphoribosyltransferase encodes MSLLKLGIPKGSLEDATIALFEKSGWQIKLASRNYFPEVDDQELSCSICRPQEMSRYVESGMLDAGITGKDWTQENESDIEVIADLVYSKVSKKPTRWVIAVPGDSNITRVEQLDGKRIATELVNVTQKFFDQRGLKVDITFSWGATEAKAVSGLCDAIVEVTETESTIRAHGLRVIHEMMQSNTQLIANKAALQDPWKRDKIENIAMLLQGALRADRIVGLKMNVAKENLDTVITMLPSLHAPTVAQLYKQEWFSVETVISQHQVRDLVPKLKKNGAEGIIEYSLNKVI; translated from the coding sequence ATGAGTTTATTGAAGTTGGGCATTCCCAAAGGCAGCCTTGAAGATGCGACCATCGCCTTGTTTGAAAAATCGGGCTGGCAGATTAAACTGGCCTCCCGCAACTATTTTCCCGAGGTCGATGATCAGGAGCTTTCCTGTTCTATCTGTCGTCCCCAGGAGATGTCTCGCTACGTGGAGTCCGGCATGCTCGATGCCGGTATTACCGGGAAGGATTGGACTCAGGAAAATGAATCCGATATCGAGGTCATTGCCGACCTGGTGTATTCAAAGGTGAGCAAAAAACCGACCAGATGGGTCATCGCCGTGCCCGGTGATTCCAACATTACCCGGGTCGAGCAACTCGATGGCAAACGAATTGCGACCGAACTGGTCAACGTCACTCAGAAATTCTTTGACCAGCGTGGTCTCAAGGTCGATATCACCTTTTCCTGGGGGGCCACCGAGGCCAAGGCCGTCTCTGGATTGTGCGATGCCATCGTCGAGGTGACCGAGACGGAGTCCACCATCCGCGCCCACGGTCTGCGCGTCATCCACGAGATGATGCAGTCCAACACCCAGCTCATCGCCAACAAGGCGGCTCTGCAGGATCCGTGGAAACGGGATAAGATCGAGAACATCGCCATGCTCCTCCAGGGCGCGCTCCGTGCGGATCGCATTGTCGGCCTGAAGATGAACGTTGCCAAGGAAAACCTGGATACGGTCATCACCATGCTGCCCAGCCTGCATGCACCCACCGTGGCCCAGTTGTACAAACAGGAATGGTTTTCGGTGGAGACCGTGATTTCCCAGCATCAGGTTCGTGATCTGGTGCCCAAACTGAAGAAAAACGGGGCTGAGGGAATTATTGAGTATTCCCTGAACAAGGTTATCTGA
- a CDS encoding chemotaxis protein CheW, which produces MSIEDDEILQGFIEESLEHLADIENDLLAIEERGADIDVELVNKVFRAAHSIKGGAGFMGLTVIQDLAHAAENVLGLIRSEKLVPNPDIVNVLLLAADELQRLIEDVGNSNSVDISKHTAALNAIFESGEAQASAPKAAKPAPVSPPKAPAEVVAEVIEEVVETAPEEEEVVEEVGGESDDTAQDHDLELKDASPVGGSQGSRARSSSSSPQKTDTSIRVTVSLLDQLMNLAGELVLSRNQLLQTITSGDVRNAEAVGQRIDLVTSELQEAIMLTRMQPIGNVFNKFPRVVRDLSKKLGKQIDLTIVGKDVELDKTIIEAINDPLTHLVRNSVDHGVESPDERIKKGKDARGLIVLKAYHAAGQVVIEISDDGKGIDGDVLAETAIKKGLITSDQAKVMSEKERINLILLPGFSTAKKVTDVSGRGVGMDVVKTNLDQLGGSIEIESDVGKGSTISIKLPLTLAIIPCQIVMTGGERYAIPQVNLEELLRIPASKVKERVERVGDAEVVRLRGNLLPLIRMAEVFGIEPTYYDPVQDETKTDRRRNIADRRSKSTPLFKEEAPASTGERDKKNEQEREKGERRQSASSALNIVVVSTGAMKYGLIVDRLHDSEEIVIKPLGRHLQQCQGYAGATIMGDGRIALILDVSNIARMAGLTSLDGSERAAELAEAAKDAITKTRDKQALLTFSSAEMEQFGVPLNQVERVEKIKRHHIEEIGGRRVMQYRGGSLPLISIDEVASVMPLDDREDLLVIVFHIAGKDVGLLAIGPIDAIEISADIDDVTLKQPGIMGSAIISGKTTMLVNIFEIMQISNPQWFEDHAAYAEISAENITVPTILIVEDSNFFRNQVKGYMEEAGFHVLEAEDGLVAWNVLEEQSEEIAMVVTDIEMPNMDGFALTEKIKTDKRFRHLPVIALTTLAAEEDIARGKAVGVDEYHIKLDKERLMESVHRYAKAAMEA; this is translated from the coding sequence ATGTCTATCGAAGATGATGAAATATTGCAGGGTTTTATTGAAGAATCGCTTGAGCATCTGGCAGATATCGAAAACGATCTCCTGGCGATTGAAGAGAGAGGCGCCGATATCGACGTTGAATTGGTGAACAAGGTGTTCCGTGCTGCCCATTCGATCAAAGGTGGTGCGGGATTTATGGGGCTGACCGTGATTCAGGATCTGGCCCATGCTGCGGAAAACGTTTTAGGACTCATCCGCAGTGAAAAACTTGTTCCTAACCCCGATATTGTCAATGTACTGCTGCTTGCAGCCGATGAACTACAAAGGCTGATAGAAGATGTTGGCAACAGTAATTCCGTTGATATATCCAAACATACTGCAGCATTAAACGCTATTTTCGAAAGTGGCGAAGCGCAGGCTTCCGCCCCCAAGGCTGCAAAGCCTGCCCCTGTATCCCCCCCCAAAGCCCCTGCCGAAGTTGTTGCGGAAGTGATCGAGGAAGTGGTTGAAACTGCTCCGGAGGAAGAGGAGGTCGTTGAAGAAGTGGGGGGAGAGTCGGACGACACTGCCCAGGATCACGACCTGGAACTCAAAGATGCAAGTCCGGTCGGGGGCAGTCAAGGTTCGCGAGCCAGAAGCTCTAGCTCCAGCCCGCAGAAGACAGATACCTCCATCAGGGTTACTGTGAGCTTGCTTGATCAACTCATGAATTTGGCCGGCGAATTGGTTCTCTCGCGGAATCAACTTCTGCAGACGATTACCTCCGGCGATGTTCGCAATGCCGAGGCTGTGGGCCAGCGCATTGATTTGGTGACTTCCGAACTCCAGGAGGCCATCATGCTGACCAGAATGCAGCCCATTGGGAATGTCTTCAATAAATTCCCACGTGTTGTCCGTGATCTTTCGAAAAAACTGGGAAAACAGATCGATCTGACCATAGTCGGCAAGGACGTTGAGCTTGACAAGACCATTATCGAGGCGATCAACGACCCTTTGACCCACCTGGTGCGAAATTCGGTTGACCATGGTGTCGAATCCCCGGATGAACGCATCAAGAAAGGCAAAGATGCCAGAGGCCTGATCGTGCTCAAGGCCTATCATGCCGCCGGCCAGGTTGTCATTGAAATCAGTGATGACGGTAAGGGGATTGATGGCGATGTTCTTGCCGAAACAGCCATAAAAAAAGGGCTGATCACCTCTGACCAGGCCAAAGTCATGTCGGAGAAGGAACGGATCAACCTGATCCTTCTACCCGGCTTTTCTACCGCCAAAAAGGTTACCGACGTTTCAGGACGTGGCGTCGGCATGGATGTGGTCAAGACCAATCTCGACCAGCTTGGCGGCTCGATTGAGATTGAATCCGATGTCGGCAAAGGATCGACCATCAGCATCAAACTGCCACTGACCCTGGCGATCATTCCCTGTCAGATTGTCATGACCGGCGGTGAGCGCTATGCAATTCCGCAGGTAAATCTGGAGGAACTTTTGCGCATCCCCGCCTCCAAGGTCAAGGAGCGGGTCGAGCGGGTCGGCGATGCCGAGGTTGTTCGTCTGCGGGGCAATCTCCTGCCCCTCATTCGCATGGCCGAGGTTTTCGGGATTGAACCGACCTACTACGATCCGGTTCAGGATGAAACCAAAACCGACAGGCGGCGGAACATCGCGGATCGGCGATCAAAATCTACACCGCTGTTCAAGGAGGAGGCACCTGCTTCGACCGGAGAACGGGATAAGAAAAACGAGCAGGAACGCGAAAAGGGGGAAAGACGGCAAAGTGCCTCCAGCGCGCTCAATATAGTTGTCGTGTCAACCGGAGCGATGAAATACGGTCTGATTGTCGACCGTCTGCACGACTCCGAGGAAATCGTCATCAAACCCCTGGGTAGACACCTGCAACAGTGCCAGGGATATGCCGGTGCCACCATCATGGGCGATGGCCGTATTGCCTTGATCCTCGATGTCTCCAACATTGCCCGCATGGCGGGTCTGACCTCGCTTGATGGTTCCGAACGCGCTGCCGAATTGGCCGAAGCGGCCAAGGACGCTATCACCAAGACCCGGGACAAACAGGCACTGTTGACCTTCAGCAGCGCCGAAATGGAACAGTTTGGCGTACCGCTCAACCAGGTTGAGCGGGTCGAAAAGATCAAACGTCACCATATCGAGGAAATCGGCGGTCGCCGAGTCATGCAATACCGAGGAGGCAGCCTGCCCTTGATCAGCATCGACGAAGTAGCTTCCGTGATGCCGCTTGACGATCGTGAAGATCTGCTGGTGATTGTCTTTCATATTGCCGGCAAAGATGTGGGCCTGCTTGCCATCGGCCCCATCGATGCCATTGAAATCAGTGCTGACATCGATGACGTAACCCTGAAACAACCAGGCATCATGGGGTCAGCCATTATCAGCGGAAAGACCACCATGCTGGTCAACATTTTTGAAATCATGCAGATCTCCAATCCACAGTGGTTTGAGGATCATGCCGCCTATGCGGAAATCAGCGCCGAAAATATCACGGTGCCTACCATTCTTATTGTCGAGGACTCAAACTTTTTCCGCAACCAGGTCAAAGGTTACATGGAGGAGGCGGGCTTTCATGTCCTGGAAGCCGAAGATGGGCTGGTTGCCTGGAATGTCCTTGAGGAACAGTCCGAAGAGATTGCCATGGTGGTCACAGATATCGAAATGCCCAACATGGATGGGTTTGCTCTGACGGAGAAAATTAAAACCGACAAGCGGTTTCGGCACCTGCCGGTGATTGCACTGACGACTCTCGCCGCTGAAGAGGACATTGCAAGGGGCAAGGCTGTCGGTGTGGATGAGTACCATATCAAACTTGATAAGGAACGTCTCATGGAAAGCGTCCACCGCTATGCCAAGGCCGCAATGGAAGCCTGA
- the hisI gene encoding phosphoribosyl-AMP cyclohydrolase: MIELAFAKDSNGLVPAIVQDHASGEVLMLAYINQLAWEKTLETGKAHFWSRSRNSLWLKGESSGHVQLIKEILVDCDQDTVVYKVEQLGGAACHTGYRSCFYRKVAGDHLVVTEAEKVFDPQKVYGSK, translated from the coding sequence ATGATAGAACTTGCTTTTGCTAAAGATAGCAACGGTCTTGTACCGGCCATTGTACAAGACCATGCATCCGGTGAAGTGTTGATGCTTGCCTACATCAATCAGTTGGCCTGGGAAAAAACACTGGAAACGGGCAAGGCCCATTTCTGGAGCCGTTCCCGCAACAGTTTGTGGTTGAAAGGCGAATCATCCGGACACGTGCAGCTCATCAAGGAAATATTGGTCGATTGCGACCAGGACACGGTTGTCTACAAGGTTGAGCAACTCGGCGGCGCAGCCTGTCACACCGGCTATCGAAGCTGCTTTTACCGAAAGGTGGCCGGAGACCATCTGGTTGTGACCGAGGCTGAAAAGGTTTTTGATCCTCAAAAGGTTTACGGATCGAAATAA
- a CDS encoding chemotaxis protein CheW, with protein sequence MAESKNSTKNIIELATFYVGRALCGMDILKVQEINKLMEMTKVPQAPDYMVGILNLRGQIVTIIDLGQKLGLGNVEVTNESRNIIVNTPGEHVGLLVSRISDVVMADPDKIEPAPANMNGVQGKFFTGVYKTENKLIGILNIKEVLRLESDNLSRGIER encoded by the coding sequence ATGGCGGAATCCAAAAACAGCACCAAAAATATTATCGAACTTGCAACATTCTATGTCGGACGGGCACTGTGTGGCATGGATATCCTCAAGGTTCAGGAAATCAATAAACTGATGGAAATGACCAAGGTGCCCCAGGCTCCCGACTATATGGTGGGAATTTTGAACCTTCGTGGCCAGATTGTGACGATCATTGACCTGGGGCAAAAACTTGGCCTTGGCAATGTCGAGGTGACCAATGAATCGCGCAATATCATTGTCAACACCCCTGGAGAGCATGTCGGCCTGCTGGTGAGCCGTATCAGTGATGTGGTCATGGCTGATCCGGACAAAATAGAACCTGCGCCGGCCAATATGAACGGTGTTCAAGGAAAATTTTTCACTGGTGTCTATAAAACCGAAAACAAATTGATCGGCATACTGAATATTAAAGAGGTGTTACGCCTTGAATCCGATAACCTTAGCCGTGGAATTGAACGCTAA